The genomic segment GATCGAGCATGTACTTTAGAGTGtatacaaatacatatattaaatataatgttTAGCTTATATACGTATGTGGGCAGGTTTAATAAACGAGTTGATGTTCTTGAGTTTCTTGTCTATCTTTTTCCATCAACCGTAGTGAAGAGGTATTTATATAGGGCAAATACATGACCCAGGTCATGGAACCGCCAAATAGCTTCTAATAGGTATCATTTTTGCAGTTTTGCTAAGAGCTTCAAATATACATACATGTCATAGCAGGCGTGCTCCGATGTATGTATCAGTTTAGTCGGTTCCTAGCTAGTGGAAATTTAACTAATTAAGAAGATAATTTGTGAGTCGATAGAGGACGTAGAGCTCGAATGGAGATAATTACATCCATCAGTGTTTGTTCAAGAAAGCAAGTCACTTTCTTAGAAATGATTTCGATTGTACGTTGTACATGTGTTGCGATATGATTGGTGATTTACTCCCAACAAAACCTTACACAACCGTGTAGCTCACCATTTTTGTTCTTCAACAAGTatattcttttctatttttaacatCAATCGAATTATATTAATGGAATGAAATCCTCGTTTTCAGAAATGTGAAATACAAGATTGAATGTAAAAATGAGATACAAACAAATTAgggttaattaaataaataccaGAATTctaaaagttatttaaaagaaTAGCACAACAACTTCTTTTAATAGGAAAATACTATGGGATCCACGTTTTTTTGagtaaaaagataaaatcatccttttcttattttagtGTAACGTAGAAAGAATGAAAGATTaggtgaaattttttaaatagcatgtaatatttatatcttatataaatttttaaaaatagcatgtaatattatattttacatctcATTTATgaactcaaaccaacatataatttcgttctaattgtaaaatctaaaccttaaccatctcatttgtgaacccaaaccgacatataatttcgttttaattgtaaaatctaaattctaaccatctcatttgtgaacccaaaccgatatataatttcgttctaattgtataatctaaaccctaaccatctaatttgtaaacccaaaccgacatatagtttcgttctaattgttaaatctaaacactaaccatcttatttgtgaacccaaaccgacatataatttcattctaattgtaaaatctaaatcataaccatcttatttgtgaacccaaaccgacatctaatttcgttctaattgtaaaatctaaaccctaacaatctcatttgtgaacccaaaccgacatataatttcgttctaattgtaaaatttaaacactaaccatttcatttgatTTCATTTATGAACctaaactgacatataatttcgttcaaaaaacaaaaacgatatgatatttaaacaaataacatgtaatatatgtaatgggTATGAGTAATTGTATATGAAGAGAGAGAATTGAGCCCTATGATAATTTGTTAAatacttttcatttttgtgGTATCTAGTGCATATACTCAACAAATCATTTCTATGAATAGGTTCTTTAGCCAAAGGAACGGCTGCTTTATTTGCTTATTTTGGTGTCATGTAAAAGTGGATGGAATGAAACTTTCTCTTCCAATAGTTGATTTCACGGATCTAATTGTAAAGAGTGGAGACGAAGTTCTTACTGTTGCCATTTAATGGAATTGAATAagtatattcatattttaatataacacGTTATTTTTAATCTGTACATTTTTCCGTGTGAATCCAAacatttgtttataatatactGTTGAATATATGTAGCAGAACATgtgttgatttattttattgtatttactTTAAGATCACATTCACATACAATAACATGGTACTCAACATATATTCTCTCTATtcttaaaaatgtttttctgagtttttaacacatatttaaaagtaaCTATACTTACTTTTTAAATcagtttatcttattttattgatttaatgtTTCAAttgtttctaataattttatcaaCACTAGATTATTCACTTCACTATTACTCTTAAGAGCCGATATAAAGTAAGCTATGtcttaatttttaaagaaaactaTGTTACTCAAACAATTCTTTATCTCGTAAAGAGAAATACATTAATTTAGAGTGTAAAAGATcgtaaaacgaaaaaaaaaaaacccaaaaaattatcTAAGAATAGAGAATGCATaagaatgtaaaaaatatatatatcaaaaagttAACACAATTTTAGGTGTAGacacaaaatttgataagacaACACAATTTTAATAGTTattgatttttgtatattttttgcCTAAacctaaaattatattttgctCCCTCCGTTTATATATGAGCGTCGTTTGAAGTTTTGaccaaataagaaaacaaatacattttCTGTATTACCATTTATTTAGGGAGATTTGCTACAATAACCTACAAGGCTACAACTAAAATAATctatcaagattttaaaatatttgtatagcatattttttctatattaccCTTGTATATATTactcatttttcttcttaactacagaaatattgtaaaaatcacaaatacaatactaaatattcaaaaaattatttaaaaacaaaattttgaaaaggaaataattgaaaaacgaaaattaaTAAAGGAAATCATTTAATAAGGGAATCAAATGATTATAACCATGTCCCAAGCTTTCTTAACTCTGCTCTGTATTGTGATTAcatttaaatttcaataaagttttaagtgttaaaaaaaaaagggaatcaaatgaaaaaggaaatattttttaaaagaaaaattttcaaaaatttttggtaattttttttgtagacttcaaaaatacaatttaacAGACTTATAGGTCTGCATAGTTCTATAAACTTTGGTTAAGTCTTCgcatttttggtagacttcaaaaatatattaagcagacttatagttagtctgcggaAATTCATATACTTCGATAGAGTCTTCacatttttggtagacttcaaaaatatattaagcagacttatagttagtctgcggaAATTCATATACTTCGATAGAGTCTTCacatttttggtagacttcaaaaatatattaagcagacttaTAGCTAGTCTACGGAGTAATCTAGACTTTAGTTAAGTCTTCGCATTTTtagtagacttcaaaaatatattaagtaaaCTTATAGCTAATCTGCGGAGTAAATCTAGACTTTTGTTAAATCTTcgtatttttggtagacttaaaaaatatattatatagactTAAAGCTAATATGCGAAGTAAATCTAAACTTTTGTTAAGTCTTCATATTTTaggtagacttcaaaaatatattaagtagACCTATAGCTAATCTGTGGAGTAAATCTAGACTTTTGTTAAGTCTTCGTATTTTCGGTAGACTTCAATaatatattaagcagacttaTAGATAATCTACGAAGTTCTATAGACTTTTGGTTAAATCTTcgtatttttggtagactttaaaattatattaagcAGACTTATAGATAGTCTGCGGAGTAATCTAGACTTTAATTAAGTCTTCGCATTTTcagtagacttcaaaaatatattaagtaaaCTTATAGCTAATCTGCAGAGTAAATCTAGACTTTTGTTAAGTCTTcatatttttggtagacttcaaaaatataattcagCCCAGAAATTCAATAAACTTGAACaactaaaactaatcaaaaagaaaaagacgtAAGAGATCTTATATTGAGGAGAATGAAAAAAGTTGATTCAAggttaattttattatattaggttttaaacaattaatatatttccataaatatttagatattggaatttaattttaataattttatgaaccatatatatttgtcatttaaaaaaaaaggcaaaagacATTTTTGGTATCATGAAAATTATTACACCAAAAGTGAGTTAGtctaacaataaaaataaaaagaggttAGTCTGGCTAATCATTAAAAAAAGTGAATTACCATGGGTTACCATGGGTAATTCTCTCTTTATTAATATACTTTACAAATTTTCTGTTTAACCATATTGGTCATTTGACTAAACTAATCGTTTCAAGAATATTATTAAACATAGCAACTTATTATTCACTCTCATATAGCAATTACTTATCAATCATTCTCTTATTCAATAGTTGAGACTGTAAATCTGTAATCTACATAAATGAAATGTTACGATGATTTGACTGAGAAACCGAACCATTGGAAATGTATATGTcaacttgttaaaaaaaaaaaaaaacacttggctataacaaaaccaaaaatatactTGTCGATTATTGTCAACTTGTTACCTAAAGTGGAAAAAATCAAGCTCTTCGGCATAGTGTCCTCACTGTCTTGTCAACTTGtccatattattattactagtcgtccaaaaattttaactctttttctcATGTACACGACGATATTTGCgcctgaaaattttgaaaattggtCTGAAACACAAAAGGCCTAGTCAAGTCATCTGTTTGTTTCTATTACAAGTGAAGTGctatataaacttttttcaCATAAACCTAATAATTAAGCTTATCAATCAATTAAGCTTTTTTATAGACAAAATTGCTAACACGATCCAAGACCTTGTTTGTTTGCGATCAAATAGTTGACAAATCATAAAGAAGCTTTTGCTACATTACACATGAAATGACATGAGATGATTTTGCATCAGACAAAACAAGTCTCTatctaacatttttttctttttctttcggttAGTTCAGTAGTCTCTTCAcaatctctttctttgtcttgttcAATATGGGTCCCTTGACTTTGGTTCACTGTGTctgcatcattcattcatcagGAGAAACCCAAAAAAAGGAAGTGTAAATTATTCTGGATTCCCAGACCAAACAAGTATTCTCATGTAACACTGCCTTTTTCTTGCATCCAAATTTCACCCTTTGATATAGTTTAATAGCCTGCAACATCCAAATGATTGTCAAGCCATTAGCATAATATAAGAATTCTGTGTTAAGAGTCAAAGAACAGAGACTTGAACCAGAAAGTATAAAAGTAACTGTCACAAGTCAAAGAAGTGCACTTTACCTAATAAGGTAATACATGATCAAGAAAAGGAGTACAAAATACGCAATGAGTTTGCAACTTTTTCGATTAGACTTCTTCTCAAAGACCTGACGTGTTAAAATCGATCCTTATTCAGGTATAAAAGTTtgatattaacaaaacaaataggGAGATGCATGAAAGGTACGGTATCTATTTACATACCAACTTGAAACGGTTGATAGTTCCTGACATAACTCCCCTTGCGGAGTCCATTTTGTTCCCCTagaaaaatgacaacaaaataACTTATCAACAAAGTATGTGACATAGATGTACAAATTGAAACAATAAGGAAAACAAACTTCAGCGTACCACTTTGTCAAGCAAGCGGTTATGACTCTCAACTTCTTCATGTATGTCTCCAGTCACCTGATAAGATATTATTACCAACGTAAAAATCTCAGCCAAGCTAAATCCGACAAGAGTAGAAAGAACATAACatctaaaatgaaaaacaaaaaggcatttgcttttttttttttattaaaaagcaTTGGATCATAGCTCAATGCTCGTCGCCTCCAAAAGATTCAATCAGGGTCTGTGCAAAGATATTGTCACAAAATTCAATTAGCCTCTATACGTACTATAAAGATATTTGTTGCCCCAACTTACATCTCAAGCAAGCTAGATCTCACAAGACTAGGAAgagaataataacattaaaaagacATTTTGATACTTAGCAATGGTTTAAGGGAATGTTCTCAATCAAGATAAAGGTTAATCCAAACAAGTCAGATCAGTGCAACCAGCAAAATACacaatcaagaaaatcaaataagCGTTGTTAAACCTAATGTTCATACTTTGTAATGATCATTGTTGACTTATTAAGTTGTAGAGAtgaaaagaaggaaagaaagaaacatactCTCTTAAGAAACGAAACTCTGTCCTGAAGATTCTCCAAAGCTTCATCGTTGTCACGTTCGTCATGAGGATACGAAGACGAAGCTCTCAATCTACCTTCTTCAAGTCCATCAAGACCATCAAAGAGTGACGATCTCGCAGCACGGTTCTCCCTGCAAAATAACCAGATCCATTTTTCTCAAATCAATATCTAGAGAACTGTAATTCGAAGTCTATTATCAAATTTCGAAAATTCAATTTCAGAAACGAAGGAAtctgaagatttttgaagagatCTGAACAAAATTCAaaggatgaagaggaagaagagatcaatagatcaaaaatcaaaccttCGGTAGTTCATATCTCGAACCATCATTTGATTCGTCTTCGCTTCTACTCTCTTACGAAGAACTCATCATCACAGAGGAATCAGAGCAATGCGTCGAGATTCTCGATTTTGATCCAATTCCAATAAACTTTTAAGGTTTTCTGTTTGCGAGAAACGTACGAAAGTTCATACTGTTACAAGTTCctagaagaagagacaaagtgAGAGCTTATTGGGCCTAGATTAGGCCTAATTCGGCCCAATATGTCTAATTATCGAGTAGCTTTCTTATCTCGATTTGATGTAGactaaaattctttttaaagaaattgATGGTCCAGTCCAAGGTTAACGTGTTTTAGGAACTTAGGATAAACACAACACATGAACTCGTTTAATCAgaagatataataataatatatattaaacaataataataatattaaaacgaCGGTAcacatttattataaaattatctgTAACGAGTTCTCTCTCTTGACTAGTAGTTAGTGtcgttaaaaacaaaataattgtgCTAAATCTATTGTAACTTCATTTATTCTTTTAGTTCTTTgtgtaacttaaaaaaaaaaaaaaaaaaaaaaaaaaaggagaaaactgtGTCTGTGAGCTGTTAGATTTTTACAAAACGTGTAAAAATAGTTGAGACGCGTGTTGTTGTTATATTACACGAACAAGCTTCACATGTTGTTGCTATCCGCTAAACAGAGATGAACGGTAGGACAAACGTCGTCGGCTCGTAGGAGACTGGCGAAGCTGGATGTTTCCATTTCTTGAAAACCGGCGTCTTCTTCACCTCCTCTTCCCCCTGTTTCTCAGTCTTGTTCTGCGGCGGAGGAGGAACATGCGACTGGTCGTTGAAGGACGATGTTGGGGAAGGAGCAACCGGAGAGAGGAGAGGGATGACCACGTTCCAGTTACTAAACGACGCTGGTTTGATCATTAAAGACGGACCTCGTCTTTGTAGCTGGCTACGTTGCTGCTCGTTTCCAGTGGTGCAACTGGTTGTTCTTTGCATCTTGGACGCCATGAAGCTTAGATTTGTGAACTTTGTTAGTAAttgagtttttctttctttcttttttggtaggAAGTGATTGAGTACTTTTTGTATCTGaacacaaattattttgttgatgttgGTGTGTGATATCTGATGTTTTATGTAGATGGTATATATAAGGTGAGGGCCTTGAGGGGACACGACTTGTAACATGTTGACTGACTAAGGTACACGCTTGGGTTTGGTCAAAGAGttgaagaaataaaatttagcTGATTTGTCTTCCcttttttctgtttctgtttggATTATTCTTTGaccaattatttttttgaattttctcttctattttctttgttgaaattctttttaaattttcccaaaacacatttaaattatgtcaatttttttataaatatagatgACTTTCAAAAtctctatataattatttaagcaatgttactatcatgtgacatattacaaaaaaatgccATTGTatatttaataactaacaaaaaaagtttatattggtttataaaataataaaataatattttcgaaattatttaatagattccatttattgtttcagaaatcttaggaaacaataacaaactatttagaataattataaatttttattttatttataaaacttaattttagttataaaactaagattaaatatttgcatccctaaatcatcttttttttgacaaaacatCCCTAAATCATCAATAGTGACAAATGTATcttaaaaataagatacaacattgcttatattttaaaaatataaaatatcatatctaatatattaaatatttttttcacattGTACCACGATACATCAAGATTTCTAAACACAATCGACTCAATacgaattttgttttattttatgaattttaccaattttatatttttatggatTTGAACATTGTACCAGGTTGAAATCAGAGGATGAAAATAAGTAAACtaaatgtaaaagattataaaatatatagactatagagtaaatcaaataaaacttttactattattttataactaacaaattacAGTAAAATTTAAGCAAACATTTCTTCGTGATGTacaatgatatatcatggtttttgtggtttttaaccatgatataaggagtcttttagtgtcttttcatttgtttctagattgttttcgagtctttacatgtttttagcattgaaggagcaaaatggagcaatttggatgttttggagcataaatcttgaagaatcaacttggaatcgatcagagcaggagcatcgaccgacaccaagataggaggcatcgatcgacactcatctctgccgactcaagacccaagttttggaaaatttacaaatcccaaagttttccatatttgcaacataagtccctgacgtgttttaggacatatatatatagtttttaggttttccaaacccttaagttttattctagcaagttttatttttctgcaaccctgagagatttttgagagctattggagagagagatctgaactgctttgagagaagaattcttaaaactcctttcttactcttttaatctctattgcttattattcagaatcatgtcttgttcttcattgattatgtctgagtagtttgcttgttaggtttagggtttttcacagggattttatgaattattagatctgattatttaggattcattatctatctagatcttcatcttaggttgttcttcatattaatccttgattggccatctagaattaatactttaggaaaataaattgatatgagaatataattgattttcctgataaaaccttttgatgagcaaaattatttcttgcaaagagatttgatttaataattttgtgaacaatctaaacctgattttattgctgatttattacctagaattttacaaagagatttggattttctggttttaaatttagatattatttgcagtgagaactgatttaatttacaaaagtgtttagagttctagatctgttcttaattgtttgaatcctaatttattgattgatttaatatttcataatttcctgagaaattccctaggcctagctttttgatctccTGAATTTACAATAgtctttaatattaatattttgcattgcttttgttttaattcaatttaatctgtttagcataattgaaaaactctataatttattgtgtagtcttgagtctctgtggaattcgacccctaagtactgcattgatctcttaatttgagagagtagctctagggttaatttgagcatatcaaattttggcgccgttgccggggactctttgatctaccattagatttgagtttttgattttgtctaaaattttttttctttttattttcaaactaacacgtttttgtttttcttctctttggtgtttcaggtgcatgcctcctaaaCCTCACACAAGGAATAACAagtctggtcctactgtgaatttgtcaaacaaagagttgggaaaactagAACGTGAGAACAGAAAGGCAGctaaatctctgaagatggttaatacaatcattctgatgcgtgatgaagctggtgttttgagggatcaagagggccacttgcgcaatgtgcagggccaaaagcttgatgcagaagggaaCGTGATCcctgaacctgttgtcaacgagcaggctgttgtgaaccagcaagctggtgtcgttgaTAATCCGGatctgggtgtcgatcgataccctcttggtggcatcgatcgacaccaacctgcagacgtgcgtggagctgccaaccacgtacagaaccctgttcgacgacaggagaacaaccgggatctgatcaggaccattgctgactacaatcgggctgatctggtgtatgagaaccggtctgctattgttccttccccttttcagaggaatgattttgagttgaaacctgcatactttcaactagttgggcagagacctttctctgctttgcccaatgagaagcctttggatcacattgagcattttgaggatctggtgactagcatcaaggctaatggggtaactgaggactacatcttctgcaaacttttcccttactcacttgcaggagaggcatctcagtggttgaaacagCTGCCTCCTGGATCATTGACAAGCTGGCGTGATGTCAAGGTGGCCTTTCTCAaccacttctatgatgatgcaatgtcagatgagttgagagtcaagctgtcTTCCTTCAAGCagagaccagatgaagctttcaaagcagcttgggtgagattcaaggcttaccaaagggactgtccacaccatggtttctcaagagttcaactgctaagtatcttcttcagagggtgtgactgggagtatcagttggctttagatgctgcaagtcatggaaatttcaagacaagaatgccagaagatgctgaattgttgattgagaacttagctgctagcaatagtactaagagagcagatgctgaaaggaagagattgcatggaggatttgatgcaaaccagctagcttctgttaatgctaagcttgattcagttcaTAATCTCCTGGTTggtaagaaatcagttcactttgctgctgaagttgaatcatttgagccacaacctgagactgggaatgaagaagcagatgtcaactttgtataTGGCAATCAAGGTCAGAGATTTGGCAATCAGCAAGGCCAcaggccttacagtgggaactcttcaggctacatTCCCAAACCGGActaccagaagcagcaacaagggagcaacttcacaaggacttatgggaactcatcctatcagtctccgcctccacagacttcttctgagagtagaatggaatCCATGCTCGAGCAGATTCTACAAGGTCAAGAGaatttgacagtgacattcaatggNNNNNNNNNNNNNNNNNNNNNNNNNNNNNNNNNNNNNNNNNNNNNNNNNNNNNNNNNNNNttaatttgagagagtagctctagggtttaatttgagcatatcatacAACGCGAGTAACTATCTAGTTTTATAGTATTGTCATATTGCTAATGTTGTCATATTTTTAGggaaaattcctaaaaaaaacctcaacttatttttatttagacatttaatacccaatggtttttggttggaaCAAAAATACccgatatattaaattattatcaaataaaatcttatctttAAATCGTTAGTAGATTTCAACCCGGGACTTAACAGCGTTACTTGGCCGTTACAGAATTTTTAACAGGTGTTAAAATTTAGTTAGACGTTTTTAAACGTATACATGCAATCTGTTTACTGAAAAATACGAATGTGTCGCTGTAGCCTAGTGGTAATGTGTATATTCTGTTCCCAACCGAACCTGGTCCGAGACCCTCCACTTGCcgttattgtgtttttttttttttttaaccggTTTATCTTCCTCTTCAATCGCCGGCGTAAGACAAAGACCGTGACCTTATCTCCATCGACTTTTCCGTGACCTCGCTCCGATAAGTCTggatcgtcttcttcttctttctctttgtctctatcttcttcttcgttgttgAGATTTTCAGAAATCTGATTCGATTTAGATCTCGTCTTTTTCTATGCTCTGTTCAACCAATGGTTCAGATCCAGAATTCTCTACAACAGCCAAGGGTGGTTCAGGGAGCCAGGGAGGAACAAAGTGTGAATCTGGCTACGACTAcagtagatgatgatgatcgttCCTTGTCTTACGCCGGTGgcttgggggaaaaaaaaaagcagtcgacagtctaaaaaaaaaaaaacgacgcAGGAGGAGGGTCTCGAACCCAGGTTCGGTTAGATACAAAATACACACATTACCACTAGGCTACAGCGACACATTCGTATTATTTAGTAAAcggattgtatatatatgtttaaatgtGTCTAACTGAATTTTGTAACGGCCGTTTAACGCTGTTAAGTCCCGTGTTGAAATCTACTAACAATTTAAAGATAAGGTTTTATTTgacaataatttaatatatcgggtatttttattccaaccaaaaaccattaGGTATTAaatgtccaaataaaaataagttgagggttttttttaggaattttccccatatttttaccattcaatattttcataaacataGAGTGGTGTTGTTCACTCTCTCGTACTTgttgaacatatatatgttctattGGATTAAGTATAAGCTGTGTGCCATGAGTGAATGAATATGTATATACCATGAAcctgtttaacaaaaaaataaaaaataaaataatgcaCGTATCCCGTTCTAAGTTCTAATAAGTATAAGTATTAACCATGAACTTCGTGTTAGACGAACCCTAAACCCGGTCCGGACCGGACCtagtttaaaaatctaatccCAAGAAAATCATGTTCATCCACGCCAGGTCGGGCCGACTAGTAGGATTCATGTAATGATATATCTCTCACCAAATCAAGTAGTTTAGTGGTCCTGCTAATATCGT from the Camelina sativa cultivar DH55 chromosome 12, Cs, whole genome shotgun sequence genome contains:
- the LOC104732199 gene encoding bet1-like SNARE 1-2 isoform X1 — translated: MMVRDMNYRRENRAARSSLFDGLDGLEEGRLRASSSYPHDERDNDEALENLQDRVSFLKRVTGDIHEEVESHNRLLDKVGNKMDSARGVMSGTINRFKLAIKLYQRVKFGCKKKAVLHENTCLVWESRIIYTSFFWVSPDE
- the LOC104732200 gene encoding uncharacterized protein At4g14450, chloroplastic-like yields the protein MASKMQRTTSCTTGNEQQRSQLQRRGPSLMIKPASFSNWNVVIPLLSPVAPSPTSSFNDQSHVPPPPQNKTEKQGEEEVKKTPVFKKWKHPASPVSYEPTTFVLPFISV
- the LOC104732199 gene encoding bet1-like SNARE 1-2 isoform X2, yielding MMVRDMNYRRENRAARSSLFDGLDGLEEGRLRASSSYPHDERDNDEALENLQDRVSFLKRVTGDIHEEVESHNRLLDKVGNKMDSARGVMSGTINRFKLVFEKKSNRKSCKLIAYFVLLFLIMYYLIRLLNYIKG